In Anomalospiza imberbis isolate Cuckoo-Finch-1a 21T00152 chromosome 26, ASM3175350v1, whole genome shotgun sequence, the following proteins share a genomic window:
- the CD34 gene encoding hematopoietic progenitor cell antigen CD34, translated as MKGRQLLCIVCLLELAGCAAGSTTGTPTPASTAVAARDSSTGTASTATAATTAMGHASSTKPTSADGTAGSAATSPTSSGLLGQLRTSPQPSPAPTPLPGSSPGPHGSPGVPRSQSPPTEPEDGADTSEPTSSAATPEHPAVPAATTALHTASASPQPPLRAIGCHGAREEGDTGAICLRLNESSTCEHFLERKGSDLWQALCENRTHTVESPCEIQLTPSSLDRDCLLLILKGEKDPDELLNTLQKSHWEKFGIESLRKESARSHRDSSQKTLIALVTSGLLLAFLGLAGYFLMKRRSWSPAGERLAEDPYYTENGSQGNTMLMSPSQEPAELQEKPNLPNLNGGTQENGTGQASSKNGHSGRQHSPADTEM; from the exons GCTGCGCTGCTGGGAGCACCACAGGCACCCCCACCCCGGCAAGCACGGCCGTGGCAGCGagggacagcagcacagggacagccagcactgccaccgCCGCCACCACAGCCATGGGGCACGCCAGCAGCACCAAGCCAACCTCTG CTGACGGCACAGCCGGGTCCGCGGCCACCAGCCCGACATCGTCAGGGCTCCTTGGGCAGCTGAGGacgagcccccagcccagcccggcccccaCACCGCTGCCGGGCTCCTCCCCGGGGCCACACGGGAgcccgggggtccccaggagCCAGAGCCCCCCGACAGAGCCCGAGGATGGGGCAGACACCTCGGAACCCACCAGCTCCGCGGCCACCCCGGAGcatcctgctgtgccagctgccaccacagccctgcacacCGCCAGCGCCAGCCCCCAG CCTCCCCTCCGTGCCATCGGCTGCCACGGCGCCAGAGAGGAGGGGGACACCGGGGCCATCTGCCTGCGGCTCAACGAGTCCAGCACCTGC GAACACTTTTTGGAGAGGAAGGGATCGGATTTATGGCAAGCACTATGTGAAAATAGAACCCACACCGTGGAGTCCCCCTGCGAGATCCAACTCactccatccagcctggacAGGGACTGTTTGCTCCTCATCCTCAAAGGAGAGAAAG ATCCTGACGAACTCCTGAACACGCTCCAGAAGTCTCACTGGGAAAAG tttgGAATAGAATCCCTTAGAAAGGAGAGTGCGAGGAGCCACCGGGACTCCTCTCAGAAGACCCTGATCGCCCTGgtcacatctgggctgctgctggcgTTCCTGGGGCTGGCTGGATATTTCCTGATGAAGCGGCGCAGCTGGAGCCCCGCGGGAGAGAGGCTG GCTGAAGACCCATATTACACGGAGAACGGCAGCCAGGGCAACACCATGCTGATGTCACCCTCCCAGGAGCCGGcggagctgcaggagaagccaAACCTGCCCAACCTCAACGGGGGCACCCAGGAGAACGGGACGGGCCAGGCGTCCTCCAAGAACGGCCACTCGGGCCGGCAGCACAGCCCCGCCGACACCGAGATGTGA
- the LOC137462634 gene encoding uncharacterized protein — protein sequence MCAGMQRGERGDAARCERGCGGDTGGCARGCGGTSAEIQRDVRGMCAGMQRDVRGMCAGMQRDVRGMSPEIQRDVRAMCAGIERDVRGMCAGCARAVPGPDPPAPRPRYSPGAASPARARSRGAAASWGGEEAAEAAEPPRPSWIPRRGGGRGTKVTPQRLQFPGGSEIPGKGPRGAGKE from the coding sequence ATGTGCGCAGGGATGCAGCGGGGTGAGCGCGGGGATGCAGCGCGATGTGAGCGCGGATGCGGCGGGGATACGGGGGGATGTGCACGGGGATGCGGCGGGACGAGCGCGGAGATCCAGCGCGACGTGCGCGGGATGTGCGCGGGGATGCAGCGCGACGTGCGCGGGATGTGCGCGGGGATGCAGCGCGACGTGCGCGGGATGAGCCCGGAGATCCAGCGCGATGTGCGCGCCATGTGCGCGGGGATAGAGCGGGACGTGCGCGGGATGTGCGCGGGGTGCGCTCGggctgtgcccggccccgatCCTCCCGCTCCCCGCCCGCGGTACTCGCCTGGCGCAGCAtccccggcccgggcccggtCCCGGGGGGCCGCAGCGAGCTGGGGCGGAGAGGaggcggcggaggcggcggaGCCCCCCCGTCCCTCCTGGATCCCTCGCAgaggcggcggccgcgggaCCAAGGTCACCCCGCAGCGACTACAATTCCCAGGAGGCAGCGAGATCCCGGGAAAAGGCCCGAGGGGAGCGGGGAAGGAGTGA